The Apium graveolens cultivar Ventura chromosome 6, ASM990537v1, whole genome shotgun sequence genome contains a region encoding:
- the LOC141665434 gene encoding uncharacterized protein LOC141665434, translating to MECTFPETPGTPETSSKGEKESNNRDLWTLHVDGSATADRCGADMILSSPDGFAIQQAITFTFKATNNQAEYEALLSGLRLAKSLGIRSLTIYSDSQIVVRQTNDEYVAKDPKLARYQEMVRAILETIPDTTILQINREENAKADELSKLIQNTSDLSSSVYFEELGAPSTDRQEVLCVSNPENWMTPYIAYLKDGTLPEDQNKARYLKYKARRFFLEDNQLYWRTFSAPTLKCVDPEEADYCLREVHEGICGDHLAAKALAYKVIRQRLLLANNPH from the coding sequence ATGGAATGTACTTTTCCAGAAACCCCCGGAACGCCTGAAACCAGTTCCAAAGGAGAAAAAGAGTCTAACAACCGGGATCTTTGGACGCTACATGTTGATGGCTCAGCTACAGCCGATAGGTGCGGAGCCGATATGATCCTCTCCAGCCCGGATGGATTCGCAATTCAGCAGGCCATCACCTTCACCTTCaaagcaacaaacaaccaggctGAATATGAAGCCCTACTCTCCGGGCTCAGGCTAGCTAAATCCCTTGGAATAAGGAGTTTAACAATCTACAGCGATTCTCAGATCGTGGTAAGACAAACCAATGATGAATATGTCGCAAAAGATCCTAAATTGGCCCGATATCAGGAAATGGTTAGAGCAATCCTGGAAACCATCCCAGACACGACCATCTTGCAGATAAACAGAGAAGAAAATGCAAAAGCAGACGAGCTGTCCAAGCTCATCCAGAATACTTCAGATTTAAGCAGCTCGGTTTACTTCGAGGAGCTCGGAGCCCCCAGCACCGATCGACAAGAGGTATTATGTGTTAGCAACCCGGAGAATTGGATGACGCCTTACATAGCCTACCTCAAGGACGGTACCCTGCCGGAAGATCAGAACAAAGCCCGGTACCTCAAGTATAAGGCCAGACGCTTCTTTCTAGAAGACAATCAGTTATACTGGAGAACCTTCTCTGCACCAACTCTAAAGTGCGTTGATCCGGAGGAAGCGGATTACTGCCTCCGGGAGGTTCATGAAGGGATCTGCGGGGATCACCTAGCGGCTAAAGCTCTAGCCTACAAAGTCATCAGACaaaggctactactggccaacaatCCACACTAA